The following are from one region of the Capsicum annuum cultivar UCD-10X-F1 chromosome 1, UCD10Xv1.1, whole genome shotgun sequence genome:
- the LOC107852381 gene encoding serine/threonine-protein kinase EDR1 isoform X2, with translation MYFQASKVFLLNRGEDARNASANAREREEADVDITGGQSQKPPRAPAARLSFSLLGRKIRANAESSEMNESPFDNAQPSKLVAKVMSKLHITGFGNIGGEKCGNNQHNGHDEPCADGNVAEPNLSSASEGKYSHVLEAYHDFQNILKGSCFIPQRPIAPENAQIKFSECSKASRSPEQLPRTCFQINDKYRKPQVGNSKLSTKEDSSGQQLDNQQSRKSGENARSSHGSSSNKNQNELNLIVNYEILWEDISLREEIGQGAYAVVYHGIWKGSDVAVKVYFGNQCGETNFLDYKKEIDIMKRLRHPNVLLFMGGASSQEKIAIVTEYMPRGCLFKALHKNNQPLDLKRRLRMALDVSRGMSYLHRRNPPIVHRDLKSSNLLVDKSWTVKVGDFGLSKLKHATFLTANSGRGTPQWMAPEVLRNEPSTEKSDVFSFGVILWELMTESIPWKDLNPLQVVGVVGFMDGRLDIPQELDPRVSAIILECWQSEPELRPSFEDISRRMAEIILSLGGLTSRKNSV, from the exons atgtattttcaggCCTCGAAAGTCTTCCTACTCAACCGTGGAGAGGATGCACGCAATGCATCTGCTAATGCGAGAGAGAGGGAGGAGGCTGATGTAGACATCACAGGAGGACAATCACAAAAGCCACCTAGAGCACCC GCTGCACGGCTGAGTTTCAGTTTGCTAGGTAGGAAGATCAGAGCAAATGCAGAAAGCTCAGAAATGAACGAGTCTCCGTTTGATAATGCACAGCCTTCTAAACTA GTGGCGAAGGTCATGTCAAAGCTGCACATTACAGGATTCGGTAACATTGGAGGAGAGAAGTGTGGAAATAATCAACATAATGGGCATGATGAACCTTGTGCTGATGGGAATGTCGCGGAACCTAATTTGTCATCAGCTTCCGAGGGAAAATATAGTCATGTTCTTGAAGCCTATCATGATTTTCAGAATATACTGAAAGGATCCTGTTTTATACCACAAAGACCTATTGCACCTGAAAATGCACAAATAAAGTTCTCCGAATGTTCTAAGGCATCCAGATCGCCTGAACAGTTGCCAAGAACATGTTTCCAAATCAATGATAAATACCGTAAGCCACAGGTAGGAAATTCAAAACTTTCAACGAAGGAAGATTCATCTGGACAGCAGTTAGATAACCAACAGTCCCGGAAGTCGGGGGAGAACGCTAGAAGCAGTCATGGAAGTTCATCAAACAAAAATCAGAATGAGTTGAACTTGATAGTAAATTATGAAATACTTTGGGAAGACATCAGCCTAAGAGAAGAAATTGGACAAG GTGCATACGCCGTTGTGTATCATGGAATCTGGAAAGGATCG GATGTTGCTGTTAAGGTTTACTTTGGGAACCAATGTGGGGAGACAAATTTTCTCGACTACAAAAAGGAG ATTGACATAATGAAAAGACTTAGACATCCGAACGTGCTATTATTTATGGGAGGAGCAAGTTCACAAGAAAAGATTGCCATTGTCACCGAGTATATGCCAAG GGGATGTCTTTTTAAAGCACTTCACAAGAATAATCAACCATTAGACCTCAAAAGACGTCTTAGGATGGCCCTTGACGTG TCTAGGGGTATGAGTTACTTGCATCGACGGAACCCTCCTATAGTACATAGAGACTTGAAATCTTCAAACCTGCTTGTGGATAAAAGCTGGACTGTCAAG GTTGGAGATTTTGGCCTTTCGAAATTGAAACATGCTACATTTTTAACAGCAAATTCTGGACGAGGGACG CCGCAATGGATGGCTCCTGAAGTACTTAGAAATGAACCTTCAACAGAGAA ATCTGATGTTTTCAGTTTCGGTGTGATCTTATGGGAGCTAATGACTGAATCTATCCCGTGGAAGGACCTTAATCCCTTACAG gTTGTCGGAGTGGTTGGTTTCATGGATGGTAGGCTGGACATTCCGCAAGAACTTGACCCTCGTGTTTCAGCTATTATCCTTGAGTGTTGGCAAag CGAACCAGAACTTCGTCCATCATTCGAAGACATTAGCCGAAGAATGGCAGAAATAATTCTCTCATTGGGCGGATTGACATCTAGGAAAAACTCAGTTTGA
- the LOC107852381 gene encoding serine/threonine-protein kinase EDR1 isoform X1, with the protein MYFQASKVFLLNRGEDARNASANAREREEADVDITGGQSQKPPRAPAARLSFSLLGRKIRANAESSEMNESPFDNAQPSKLVAKVMSKLHITGFGNIGGEKCGNNQHNGHDEPCADGNVAEPNLSSASEGKYSHVLEAYHDFQNILKGSCFIPQRPIAPENAQIKFSECSKASRSPEQLPRTCFQINDKYRKPQVGNSKLSTKEDSSGQQLDNQQSRKSGENARSSHGSSSNKNQNELNLIVNYEILWEDISLREEIGQGAYAVVYHGIWKGSDVAVKVYFGNQCGETNFLDYKKEIDIMKRLRHPNVLLFMGGASSQEKIAIVTEYMPRGCLFKALHKNNQPLDLKRRLRMALDVSRGMSYLHRRNPPIVHRDLKSSNLLVDKSWTVKVGDFGLSKLKHATFLTANSGRGTPQWMAPEVLRNEPSTEKSDVFSFGVILWELMTESIPWKDLNPLQVVGVVGFMDGRLDIPQELDPRVSAIILECWQRCFPLLSFDIVNYVAQTLKKCCYIRMESSNNTTFARPDTHLSRYFLKVQAT; encoded by the exons atgtattttcaggCCTCGAAAGTCTTCCTACTCAACCGTGGAGAGGATGCACGCAATGCATCTGCTAATGCGAGAGAGAGGGAGGAGGCTGATGTAGACATCACAGGAGGACAATCACAAAAGCCACCTAGAGCACCC GCTGCACGGCTGAGTTTCAGTTTGCTAGGTAGGAAGATCAGAGCAAATGCAGAAAGCTCAGAAATGAACGAGTCTCCGTTTGATAATGCACAGCCTTCTAAACTA GTGGCGAAGGTCATGTCAAAGCTGCACATTACAGGATTCGGTAACATTGGAGGAGAGAAGTGTGGAAATAATCAACATAATGGGCATGATGAACCTTGTGCTGATGGGAATGTCGCGGAACCTAATTTGTCATCAGCTTCCGAGGGAAAATATAGTCATGTTCTTGAAGCCTATCATGATTTTCAGAATATACTGAAAGGATCCTGTTTTATACCACAAAGACCTATTGCACCTGAAAATGCACAAATAAAGTTCTCCGAATGTTCTAAGGCATCCAGATCGCCTGAACAGTTGCCAAGAACATGTTTCCAAATCAATGATAAATACCGTAAGCCACAGGTAGGAAATTCAAAACTTTCAACGAAGGAAGATTCATCTGGACAGCAGTTAGATAACCAACAGTCCCGGAAGTCGGGGGAGAACGCTAGAAGCAGTCATGGAAGTTCATCAAACAAAAATCAGAATGAGTTGAACTTGATAGTAAATTATGAAATACTTTGGGAAGACATCAGCCTAAGAGAAGAAATTGGACAAG GTGCATACGCCGTTGTGTATCATGGAATCTGGAAAGGATCG GATGTTGCTGTTAAGGTTTACTTTGGGAACCAATGTGGGGAGACAAATTTTCTCGACTACAAAAAGGAG ATTGACATAATGAAAAGACTTAGACATCCGAACGTGCTATTATTTATGGGAGGAGCAAGTTCACAAGAAAAGATTGCCATTGTCACCGAGTATATGCCAAG GGGATGTCTTTTTAAAGCACTTCACAAGAATAATCAACCATTAGACCTCAAAAGACGTCTTAGGATGGCCCTTGACGTG TCTAGGGGTATGAGTTACTTGCATCGACGGAACCCTCCTATAGTACATAGAGACTTGAAATCTTCAAACCTGCTTGTGGATAAAAGCTGGACTGTCAAG GTTGGAGATTTTGGCCTTTCGAAATTGAAACATGCTACATTTTTAACAGCAAATTCTGGACGAGGGACG CCGCAATGGATGGCTCCTGAAGTACTTAGAAATGAACCTTCAACAGAGAA ATCTGATGTTTTCAGTTTCGGTGTGATCTTATGGGAGCTAATGACTGAATCTATCCCGTGGAAGGACCTTAATCCCTTACAG gTTGTCGGAGTGGTTGGTTTCATGGATGGTAGGCTGGACATTCCGCAAGAACTTGACCCTCGTGTTTCAGCTATTATCCTTGAGTGTTGGCAAaggtgctttcctctgctttcgtTTGATATTGTAaactatgttgctcagactctcaAAAAATGTTGTTACATTCGTATGGAGTCATCCAATAACACTACTTTTGCAAGACCTGACACACACCTGtcaagatattttttaaaagtccaagcaacatag